From the Chiroxiphia lanceolata isolate bChiLan1 chromosome 6, bChiLan1.pri, whole genome shotgun sequence genome, the window GTCAAATCCTTCCATGTCCTAGTAAGGTCCTTATTTAAGGCTGGAAGTGAAGGTACCTTGCAGGGCTTTGGTGTCAGAACTCACTCCATGTCAGCTGACACCTGaatgtgcagagcagcagtttgtCCAGCAGGCACCACACACCACATCTCATGTATCAAGGCTGGGCCACTGCACTCTTGGACTGCCCAGCAATAGGATTCCCCCCAGCTCGTCCAAATCATTTAATTGGCAAAAGTCCACAGGTCTGTTCCCGACAATAAATCCATGCCCAAGCTGGAGAGGAAGTCATTTGACTCAGTCAGTTGTCACTCCTTCCCCTCTGTCAGCACGTGGCTTTCTGAAGAATCTTCACTCTGTTGCAATCTCGACACGTCATTTCTCTCTCATCAGATCCCAAGGTAAGAGCTGTTCTAGCTCCATTTACCTTATCCAGCTCTCCCCATTGTCAATTCAAATCTGAAGAAGCCTTTTGAAGTCTCTCAGTCCTCTTTCCTTGTGTCAGGAAACCTTCGGGACAGTTTATAATCTATATAAGCACTAAGGCAGGACCACAAAATGAATCGTATTAATATAATTACAACCAGCAAAATCATCAAAAGGGCCGATTCCATATTTAAGCTAGAATAATGAggtaatgtgaaaaaaaatactctggGAGATCTAATTATATAATGCAGTATTCAGTTCTGCACGGCCAGCCCAGCAATTCCTCTGACATTCCAATCAAAGTGATCTCACTAGCATGTGAGAGAAGAGTCCAGCTGACAGATTTGGGACATGTAACGTACTATTTAGTCAAGAGGCCCCATGTGCTATTCATAAAGAATTAACAACTCTTATATTGACAATGACAGTATTGTCAGAAGACCTttggaagggggggaaaaaaaaacccctccataAACTCCGTCTCTGTGAagttggacttttttttttttttttgccccttttttcCAATGCTGATGTAATCTCCAaacatctccagcagcagctgctcagcgAAACCAGGCACCTTCTCCCTAGTCCCTTTCAGCAGCACACGCAGCACTTTCCAGCTCCCTCAAGACAATCAGGGCCTTTCTTTCACCAATTAGCTATCACTTCAAGAGTCCTGCGCTGTCCAACGAGCTCTTAAGAATGGTCTTTGCAGGAAACAACACTGGAGGAGcgtgtttttgttttttttattttccccctagACAAAtgaaaaggggaagaagggagggagaggaggggagggaaaaaaaaaaaaagaaaaaaaaaaaaaagaagcacaagaaaacaaatcagaacaCAGAAGCTGTCCAAAATGCAGCGCTCATTTAGTGCATCGACAGAAATGTCCTCGAGAGCCCAGGCTAGAGCAAAGgacatacacaaaaaaaacgTTCCTGCTTTCTCTGGGAGATAGTTTGTTTAGCTGAATGTGTTAAAAAGGTTTTCATAGAAAGAAGTGCTCTCGTTACAGCAAGTCCCTGAGCCGTAGGAACTAAAGGGGAAAGAAACTTCTGTAGGATTATGCTCTATTTCCTTATTTGGCTCTCCAAATGTAAAGCAGCATTATTTGAAGGAGACATTGTAGGAAAGAACTCGGTTTAGCTCACTTTAAATATAGATGGGTTGATGAAATGAGTAATTACTGGAACTGCTACGATCTTTTCAAACTTACTCCACCAGCAAGCTCCTTTCCCCAGAAACCGCACTTTCCGCCTAAAAAGAAATGAGAGCCTGATTCAGACACGTAAAGCTTTGGGAATTCTAcgttctttttcctttaaaatcaggGAATAGGTACAGTAATACCTTGGGGTCCTTGTCGATGCCAAGGCCTCGTCAGAATTAGTACAACTCCAGGATCCagttcaagaagaaaacaaggaactTTTATAGATGTTTAAGCAATTCCTTGCCTGGGCCTGGACAAGTAGAGCTGTGAAGGCAGAAAAGGGAAGGATCAGCAGTTAGTGAAAGGACTTGGATGTGGCCCAAGCAATAGCCTGGCTGCTTCCctgattttcaaaaattctgCATTAAACCAAATGTCATACCAAAATATTGACTGCCAATATTCTCTCAAAGTACCATTTTCTGGTCAAATTTGTCCTTGAATGGGGTAACCTCACGAGAGTCAACACATTGCCTTCTACAAGGCCAACACGTACATTTAcattgcaattaaaaataaaaatagcctGTTCCCTTTTATTGACTGTGTATCAGAAGCAAAGCCCTGGGCTTTGTAAACAGTTAAATGGCACAGCAAAGCAAGTACTCTGAGGGGTTTCAGGAGTTTCTTTGCACTAATGGGTTCTCTCACCTACCACACGGATTTTAGAACGGAGTTGGAAAGTGTCAGAACTGATCAGAATGTTTAGAGGGAAAGAAAGTCTGATGTATTACCCTACATGCATTTATGAAGGAATGTGAATCCACTCAAATTCCTCTGCACGGGAAGGCTCAACCAAGGGATGGGTACACACAGTCAGGATTAAGAAGGAATCTTTGTGGAGGTACACTGAACAATGAGTGTCTTTTTTATACCTACAGATCTCAAAAGATGCTGAGTTTAAAGGGACTGCTCCTTTCAACTAGCAAagaattttgctgaaaaaatgcagcaggCTGGAGAGAACAAATctatctatacatatatatgttacTGGGGCCACCTACAGTCATAGGAAAAAGGATGAAAGGGACCCAAAAGGTCTATCAGCTTGCCCTAAAGCAAGATCAACTACACCATTCCTGACAGCTCTTTCTctaacctgttttttttttaagagactgACATCCACACagatgagaagaaaggaaatcatCATCTCACCTGAAGGggatttcagctggaaaaacagtTTGACAAACTGTTCAGTGGCTCTACCTGCTAAAACACAACCActgccagctccagccaggGGCTCTACATTACATACTCACTTGGGCAGCTGGCTCACTTTGTAGCTGTAAAATAACAGCTAATAACATTAGCCAGTAACATAATAATTATAATAGTAATACATAATTAGCTAATAACATAAAATAGCAAATGTACTGGTTGAGGCAATGACATCTGCCTTTTCCCAGAAAAGCAATATCTGTCCACCTGGATGGATGTCACTGGCTGCACCTGAAAGTTCATCTTTGGTGACAACCATCTTCCTTCCCCCCGGTGCAATCCTGCTGGATTGCTGGAAACCACCAGCAGGATTTTAACCAATTCCCATGTGAGCTAGCGGGGCTGTCACGTAATCCAGCACATCCCATGCCCTGgccaccagctccagcccaaaccatccgCAGAGAGAAGCCCAGCGGCTACTTAAGGGCACGCGAGGAATGAACTGGGGGGTTCATCCCGGTGCCAAGCGAACAGGTGCCTCCTCCCCGGGGCTCACAAGTGCTTCTCAGCCCTGTGTTCCCTGAGAGGTGTCAAAGCCGGAACAGAAAGCGCACATCCCTGGCGCCTGGCACCgggacaggctggggacaggctcACACAAAGCCGGGGAATGGCAGCTCCGCATGCCACGGCTGTCGGCTTGGCACTCCCTGGCGGGGCTGCGTTTGTTCACACGGAGGAATGCTGCTGGGCATGGAAGGACAGCGCTTTCCTGCTTGGATTTCACTTCTTAGGGCAGATTTCCTCCCACAGAAAATCCGTGGCACAGCACAAGCAAGACGAATCTATGCGCCAGATGAAAACTGGCGCGGCTGGGTTTGGGAAAACGCGGTTTAACACGGATGgttgttcttcctttctttgtagAGCCTTCTGGGAATGAGCGAGGAAAAGCACTATGCAAAGCCTATATATTGATAATCACTATTTggattttccaaaattttactttttcacaCGACAGATGTTCCTGGCAC encodes:
- the SMIM38 gene encoding small integral membrane protein 38, which produces MESALLMILLVVIILIRFILWSCLSAYIDYKLSRRFPDTRKED